The following are from one region of the Rosistilla carotiformis genome:
- the mqnC gene encoding cyclic dehypoxanthinyl futalosine synthase, translating into MSSGSTTQPQAKTQAILDKAVAGDRISFEEGLHLLQTDDLSLAKLGAAADAITRRLHPEPYRTYNIDRNINYTNVCTAVCDFCAFYRGPKSDEGYVLPREELLQKVAETVQLGGNQILMQGGLHPKYKLDWYEELLQDIVTNYPSINVHGFSPPEIHHFTKVNNLSLREVLSRLKAAGLGSLPGGGAEILVDRVRSEITRGKVMTDDWLNVMRVWHELGGISSATMMFGHVETLAERIEHLDRLRQVQDETGGFTAFICWTFQPEHTEMAHIAPAGSFEYLKMQAVARLFLDNIPNIQSSWVTQGSKIGQLALLYGANDMGSLMIEENVVAEAGTVHYQSLRRIRESIEEIGYQARQRDVHYNLVDPELERRAIEANGDLGPKELVQLSALQ; encoded by the coding sequence ATGTCCAGCGGATCGACAACGCAACCTCAAGCCAAAACGCAAGCGATTCTCGACAAAGCGGTCGCGGGCGATCGGATTAGCTTCGAGGAAGGATTGCATCTGTTGCAGACCGACGACCTGTCGCTGGCCAAGCTGGGGGCGGCTGCCGATGCGATCACGCGACGCCTGCATCCCGAGCCGTATCGAACCTACAACATCGATCGCAACATCAACTACACCAACGTCTGCACCGCGGTCTGCGATTTCTGCGCGTTCTACCGGGGCCCCAAGAGTGACGAAGGTTACGTGCTGCCGCGGGAAGAACTGCTGCAAAAAGTGGCCGAGACGGTGCAATTGGGGGGCAATCAGATCCTGATGCAAGGAGGCCTGCACCCGAAGTACAAACTGGACTGGTACGAAGAACTGCTGCAGGACATCGTCACGAACTACCCCAGCATCAACGTCCACGGATTCAGTCCTCCCGAGATCCATCACTTCACGAAAGTCAACAACCTGTCGTTGCGAGAGGTCTTGAGTCGGTTGAAGGCAGCCGGCCTGGGCAGCTTGCCCGGCGGCGGCGCCGAAATTTTGGTCGACCGCGTCCGGTCGGAGATCACGCGCGGCAAGGTGATGACCGACGACTGGTTGAACGTGATGCGCGTGTGGCACGAACTGGGCGGGATCAGTTCGGCAACGATGATGTTTGGGCATGTCGAAACGCTCGCCGAACGGATCGAACACCTCGACCGGTTGCGTCAGGTGCAGGACGAAACGGGAGGCTTCACGGCGTTCATCTGTTGGACCTTTCAACCCGAACATACCGAGATGGCTCACATCGCGCCGGCGGGATCGTTCGAATATCTGAAGATGCAAGCGGTGGCGCGGCTGTTCCTGGACAACATCCCCAACATTCAAAGCAGCTGGGTGACGCAGGGTTCGAAGATCGGTCAGCTGGCGTTGCTGTACGGTGCAAACGACATGGGCAGCTTGATGATCGAAGAGAACGTCGTGGCCGAAGCGGGGACGGTTCATTACCAATCGCTGCGTCGAATTCGCGAATCGATTGAAGAAATTGGGTACCAGGCACGCCAACGCGATGTGCACTACAATCTGGTCGATCCAGAGTTGGAACGCCGTGCTATCGAGGCAAACGGCGACCTTGGCCCGAAGGAACTGGTTCAATTGAGCGCATTGCAGTGA
- a CDS encoding menaquinone biosynthetic enzyme MqnA/MqnD family protein, whose product MDKLRIGAVSYLNTKPLVYGIEKRLPGAEVVFDLPSRLADQLHAGQLDVALIPSVEYFRHADDYEIVSDACIACRGPVWSVRLLSRVPVPEIKTLALDEGSRTSAALVQVLLKQQYGLTPELHPLPIDASPDTLSTDAVLLIGDRAMHPTTGLYQEIWDLGDRWCSWSKLPFVFAMWIGRRGVDHRELADALQHCRDAGMEHLQQLATEHAGTHGLTVSDCFAYLSRYLHFTLGDEERQGLELYRAKATELGLIAS is encoded by the coding sequence ATGGACAAACTTCGCATCGGTGCGGTCTCTTATCTGAACACCAAGCCGTTGGTCTATGGAATCGAAAAACGGTTGCCGGGAGCGGAGGTTGTCTTCGATCTTCCCAGCCGATTGGCTGACCAATTGCACGCCGGTCAGTTGGATGTCGCCCTGATTCCTTCGGTCGAATATTTCCGTCACGCCGACGATTACGAGATCGTTTCGGACGCCTGCATCGCCTGTCGCGGACCGGTTTGGAGCGTGCGACTGTTGAGCCGTGTGCCGGTCCCCGAGATCAAGACGCTCGCGCTGGATGAAGGCAGCCGGACCAGCGCGGCGCTGGTCCAAGTGCTTTTGAAGCAACAGTATGGGCTGACCCCCGAACTGCACCCGCTGCCGATCGACGCCAGCCCCGATACCCTTTCGACCGACGCCGTCTTATTGATCGGCGATCGAGCGATGCACCCGACGACGGGACTGTATCAAGAGATATGGGACCTGGGGGATCGCTGGTGCAGTTGGAGCAAGCTGCCGTTTGTGTTTGCGATGTGGATCGGCCGCCGCGGCGTCGACCATCGCGAACTTGCCGACGCGTTGCAGCACTGCCGCGATGCGGGGATGGAGCACTTGCAGCAACTGGCGACCGAACACGCGGGGACGCATGGGCTGACAGTCAGCGACTGTTTCGCGTATCTTTCCCGTTATCTCCACTTCACTCTCGGCGACGAAGAACGCCAAGGACTGGAGCTGTATCGCGCCAAAGCGACCGAACTGGGGCTGATCGCTTCCTAG
- a CDS encoding RluA family pseudouridine synthase encodes MDVIWEDNYALVVNKPNGLLTTAARGVESLEIQLLEFFKQRSGEESPYVGMPHRIDRPVSGAVLIGKTRAATKQFCAQFQSRKIEKTYVAIVSGTPTEPTGTWRDWMRKISDRAEAEIVDAEHPEAKQAILNYELVASVGDLSCLRIGLETGRTHQIRLQAAHRGFPIVGDSLYGSQIDFGPQSTEPRKRPIALHARQIVFRHPKTGKATSVLVDVPEVWRTLGFHEVLKEGELCG; translated from the coding sequence ATGGACGTTATCTGGGAAGACAATTACGCGCTGGTGGTGAATAAGCCCAATGGGCTGCTGACCACCGCCGCACGAGGTGTCGAATCGCTGGAGATCCAGCTGCTGGAATTTTTCAAGCAGAGGAGCGGCGAAGAGTCCCCCTACGTGGGGATGCCTCATCGCATCGACCGCCCGGTCAGCGGAGCGGTCCTGATCGGCAAGACGCGAGCGGCAACCAAGCAGTTCTGCGCTCAATTCCAATCGCGGAAGATCGAAAAGACTTACGTCGCGATCGTCTCCGGAACGCCCACCGAACCGACGGGGACTTGGCGCGATTGGATGCGGAAAATTTCGGACCGCGCCGAGGCGGAGATTGTCGACGCGGAGCACCCCGAGGCGAAGCAAGCGATCTTAAATTACGAGCTGGTCGCCAGCGTGGGGGATCTCTCCTGCTTGCGGATCGGGCTGGAAACCGGTCGCACCCACCAGATCCGACTGCAGGCGGCGCACCGTGGATTTCCGATCGTCGGCGATAGCCTGTATGGCAGTCAAATCGATTTTGGGCCACAATCAACGGAGCCACGCAAACGCCCGATCGCTTTGCATGCCCGCCAAATCGTCTTCCGCCACCCCAAGACTGGCAAAGCCACGTCGGTGCTGGTCGACGTTCCCGAAGTCTGGCGGACGCTCGGCTTCCACGAAGTGTTAAAGGAAGGCGAGCTGTGCGGTTAA
- a CDS encoding solute:sodium symporter family transporter — protein sequence MVTILSFLFFTGLVGLITWWITHRDDHASSSGYFLGGRTLTFPLIAGSLLLTNLSTEQMVGLNGAAFNDGLCVMVWEVVCVVALVFMAWFFLPRFLKSGVATVPQYLEIRFDHQTQVITNLIFLVAYVGILLPIILYSGATGMIGILDVPSMLGDLPERVGMSTDSFALWLIVWAVGIIGSIYALFGGLRTVAVSDTINGIGLLIGGFMITGYALAQIGDGDGIAKGAELLMDQQRERFNSVGGPESSVPFSTIFSGIFLLNLFYWTTNQQIIQRTFGASSLAEGQKGVLLTGALKLLGPLYLVIPGMIAYHIFSGEDIKADQAYGMLVNRVLPAHLTGFFAAAMIGAILSSFNSALNSSCTLFSLGLYKSVLRKDATEAQVVRSGKIFGWIVAVVAMAIAPLLAQTDSIFGFLQKMNGMYFIPIFAVVLVGMLSRRVPASAAKIALLAGFGIIAIGYFVEPFDKIVASMHEFHFLGCVFAWLVILMLVIGEIWPRKTEFVQEDVGAVDMTPWRFAVPAGLVLIAIVLLIYQRFADFSVLVP from the coding sequence ATGGTCACGATCCTTTCGTTTTTGTTCTTCACCGGACTTGTCGGTCTGATCACCTGGTGGATCACGCATCGCGACGACCACGCCTCCAGCAGCGGTTACTTTTTGGGTGGCCGCACGCTGACCTTCCCGCTGATCGCCGGATCGTTGCTGCTGACCAACCTGTCGACCGAACAGATGGTGGGACTCAACGGCGCTGCGTTTAACGACGGCTTGTGCGTGATGGTTTGGGAAGTCGTTTGCGTCGTGGCGTTGGTCTTCATGGCTTGGTTCTTCCTGCCGCGATTTTTGAAGAGCGGCGTCGCCACGGTTCCGCAGTACCTCGAGATCCGCTTCGATCACCAAACCCAAGTGATCACGAACCTGATTTTCTTGGTCGCCTATGTCGGCATCTTGCTGCCGATCATTTTGTACAGCGGAGCGACTGGGATGATCGGGATCCTGGACGTTCCGTCGATGTTAGGCGATCTGCCCGAACGGGTCGGGATGTCGACCGATTCGTTTGCGTTGTGGTTGATCGTTTGGGCGGTCGGAATCATCGGTTCGATCTACGCACTGTTCGGCGGCCTGCGAACCGTCGCGGTCTCCGACACGATCAACGGCATCGGGTTGCTGATCGGCGGCTTTATGATCACCGGATACGCGTTGGCTCAGATCGGCGATGGCGATGGGATCGCCAAAGGGGCGGAATTGCTGATGGATCAACAGCGCGAGCGTTTCAATTCGGTCGGCGGCCCCGAATCCTCGGTTCCGTTCAGCACGATCTTCTCCGGGATCTTCCTGCTGAACCTGTTCTACTGGACCACCAACCAACAGATCATCCAGCGAACGTTTGGTGCCAGCAGTCTCGCCGAAGGACAAAAAGGTGTGCTGTTGACCGGTGCCCTCAAGTTGCTCGGCCCGCTTTATTTGGTCATCCCCGGCATGATCGCCTACCACATTTTCAGCGGCGAAGATATCAAAGCCGACCAAGCCTACGGGATGTTGGTCAACCGCGTCTTGCCGGCGCACCTGACTGGATTTTTTGCGGCCGCGATGATCGGCGCGATCCTGTCGAGCTTCAACTCGGCGCTCAACAGTTCCTGCACGTTGTTCAGCCTGGGACTTTACAAGAGCGTCCTTCGCAAGGATGCCACCGAAGCCCAGGTCGTTCGTTCGGGCAAGATCTTCGGCTGGATCGTGGCCGTCGTCGCGATGGCGATCGCGCCGCTGTTGGCTCAAACCGACAGCATCTTCGGCTTCCTGCAGAAGATGAACGGGATGTATTTCATTCCGATCTTTGCCGTCGTGTTGGTCGGGATGCTCTCCCGCCGCGTCCCCGCGTCGGCCGCGAAGATCGCTCTGCTGGCGGGCTTCGGCATCATCGCGATCGGCTACTTTGTCGAACCGTTCGACAAGATCGTCGCTTCGATGCACGAGTTCCATTTCTTGGGATGTGTCTTCGCTTGGTTGGTGATCCTGATGCTGGTGATCGGCGAAATCTGGCCGCGCAAGACGGAGTTCGTGCAAGAGGATGTGGGTGCCGTCGACATGACCCCATGGCGTTTTGCGGTCCCCGCCGGCTTGGTGCTGATCGCGATCGTGCTGCTGATCTATCAACGCTTCGCCGACTTCTCGGTGCTTGTACCTTAG
- a CDS encoding arylsulfatase, giving the protein MASIIFPRSYDARVLSVPASQMRRLLSVGGVIVAGMIALFDASIVDAESTAPPNVVFILADDLGYRELGSFGQELIKTPHLDKLAKQGMRLTQHYSGNAVCAPSRCVLMTGKHPGHAEVRSNKSTPPEGQWPIPDSDITLAELFTGEGYATGAFGKWGLGGPDSSGEPLRQGVQRFFGYNCQSHAHSYYPSYLWDDNQHVKLNNDPPVSGHIGFADGDDPSDPASYARFKGQDYAPDRINAQALQFVKDNKGKPFFLYYPTVIPHVALHVPDEELKQYHDLGWQDPPFVRDGGYGYTPHFTPRAAYAAMITRMDRYIGNILNLLDELQLSDNTIVIFSSDNGTTHLGKEVDYTFFRSVGELRGLKGSLYEGGVRVPTLVRWPGKIAAGSQSDYVSGFEDWIPTLMDLIGKPEDVPEGLDGISIAPTLLGKSQEERPYLYREFPSYGGQQTIRVGDFKAVRQNMSKGNLEIELYNIREDIGEQNNIAAEHPELVAQLAQQMEAVRTPSKIFPLIPLDAPARKAKKR; this is encoded by the coding sequence ATGGCCTCCATAATTTTCCCACGATCGTACGACGCCCGTGTCCTCTCTGTTCCCGCGTCGCAAATGAGGCGGCTGCTATCCGTTGGCGGGGTGATCGTCGCGGGAATGATTGCGTTGTTCGATGCGTCGATCGTCGATGCCGAATCGACAGCACCGCCGAACGTTGTCTTTATCCTTGCCGACGACCTCGGCTATCGCGAACTCGGCAGCTTTGGGCAGGAATTGATCAAGACGCCGCACCTGGACAAACTCGCGAAGCAAGGGATGCGACTGACTCAGCACTACTCGGGCAACGCCGTCTGCGCCCCGTCGCGATGCGTGTTGATGACCGGAAAACATCCGGGCCACGCTGAGGTGCGGAGCAACAAATCGACGCCGCCCGAAGGGCAATGGCCGATCCCCGACAGCGACATCACGCTCGCCGAACTCTTCACCGGCGAAGGCTACGCCACCGGAGCGTTTGGAAAATGGGGACTCGGCGGTCCCGATTCCTCTGGAGAACCGCTGCGTCAGGGAGTCCAACGCTTCTTCGGTTACAACTGCCAATCGCACGCCCACAGCTACTATCCGTCTTACCTTTGGGACGACAACCAACATGTCAAATTGAACAACGATCCTCCGGTCTCCGGCCACATCGGGTTTGCCGATGGCGACGACCCCAGCGATCCGGCCAGCTACGCTCGTTTCAAGGGACAGGACTACGCGCCCGACCGTATCAACGCGCAGGCACTACAATTCGTTAAGGACAACAAAGGCAAACCGTTCTTCTTGTATTACCCGACGGTGATTCCGCACGTCGCGTTGCACGTTCCCGATGAAGAGCTGAAACAGTATCACGATTTGGGCTGGCAGGATCCGCCGTTTGTCCGCGATGGCGGATATGGGTACACGCCCCACTTCACGCCGCGAGCGGCTTATGCGGCGATGATCACTCGGATGGATCGCTACATCGGCAACATCTTGAACCTGTTGGACGAACTGCAGCTGAGCGACAACACGATCGTCATCTTCAGCAGCGACAACGGCACGACTCATCTGGGCAAAGAGGTCGATTACACGTTCTTCCGCAGCGTTGGTGAACTTCGCGGCTTGAAGGGCTCGCTGTACGAAGGAGGCGTTCGCGTGCCGACGCTTGTCCGCTGGCCCGGCAAAATTGCGGCGGGATCGCAGAGCGATTATGTCAGCGGATTCGAAGACTGGATCCCGACGCTGATGGATCTGATCGGCAAACCGGAAGATGTTCCAGAGGGCTTGGATGGGATCAGCATCGCCCCGACGCTGCTCGGAAAATCGCAGGAAGAGCGTCCCTATCTGTATCGCGAATTCCCTAGCTACGGCGGCCAGCAGACGATCCGCGTCGGCGACTTCAAAGCGGTTCGGCAGAACATGAGCAAAGGAAATTTGGAGATCGAGCTTTACAACATTCGCGAGGACATCGGCGAACAGAACAACATTGCCGCGGAGCATCCCGAATTGGTTGCCCAATTAGCACAGCAGATGGAAGCGGTCCGAACGCCTTCGAAGATCTTCCCTTTGATCCCATTGGACGCCCCTGCACGGAAGGCGAAGAAGCGTTAG
- a CDS encoding alpha/beta hydrolase family protein, which produces MKIAPSFASSLLTFVIACQCSWGQQAEEIRYLSSADQSQQPAVFYAPPADATVPLVVALHSWSGDYKQNTHQAIEAWCVQNGWAYIHPNFRGPNVRPEATGSELVVKDIVSAVEHAKQTVPIDPSAIYLVGTSGGGYGALLMAGRHPEIWAGVTAWVPISDLTAWYHECRQAKRHYFNNIAASCGGAPGESPEIDQEYRKRSPLTYLANAKEVPLAMNAGIRDGHEGSVPVSHSLLAFNEVAREEDRLSADEIRYFVKQAKVPAHLQADISDPSYGEKPPLFRRTSGNATVTLFDGGHELIDTAAIAWIHAAHQARYAPGNDSTN; this is translated from the coding sequence ATGAAAATCGCTCCGTCGTTTGCCTCGTCGCTACTCACTTTTGTTATCGCATGCCAATGCTCGTGGGGCCAACAAGCCGAAGAAATTCGCTACCTCAGTTCTGCGGACCAATCGCAGCAACCGGCGGTCTTCTACGCTCCCCCTGCAGATGCAACGGTTCCGTTGGTCGTTGCGCTCCACAGCTGGTCGGGAGACTACAAGCAGAACACCCACCAAGCGATCGAAGCCTGGTGCGTCCAAAACGGATGGGCTTACATCCATCCGAACTTCCGAGGCCCCAACGTGCGCCCCGAAGCGACCGGTTCTGAACTTGTAGTGAAAGATATTGTCAGCGCAGTGGAGCACGCCAAACAGACGGTCCCGATCGATCCGTCGGCGATCTATTTGGTCGGAACCTCCGGAGGTGGTTACGGGGCATTATTGATGGCGGGGCGTCATCCTGAGATCTGGGCGGGGGTGACCGCTTGGGTTCCGATTTCCGATCTGACCGCCTGGTACCACGAATGCAGACAAGCGAAACGGCACTACTTCAACAACATCGCTGCATCCTGTGGTGGAGCCCCAGGAGAGAGTCCTGAAATCGATCAAGAGTATCGCAAGCGATCTCCCTTGACCTATCTTGCCAATGCAAAAGAGGTTCCGTTGGCGATGAACGCAGGAATTCGCGACGGGCATGAAGGAAGCGTTCCGGTCAGCCATTCGCTGCTCGCCTTTAATGAAGTCGCCCGTGAAGAGGATCGGTTATCGGCGGACGAGATCCGCTACTTTGTCAAACAGGCGAAAGTTCCGGCGCATCTACAAGCCGACATTTCCGATCCCAGTTATGGCGAGAAGCCACCGTTGTTCCGCCGCACTTCGGGCAACGCGACGGTGACACTTTTCGACGGCGGCCACGAGCTGATCGACACGGCGGCGATCGCCTGGATCCACGCTGCGCATCAAGCACGATACGCTCCAGGCAACGATTCGACCAATTGA
- a CDS encoding mandelate racemase/muconate lactonizing enzyme family protein: MQITKIETAIPDQIMPGLLLLRIHTSDGIVGCGETYYAPESVASMLHDWMHHHLLGENPLDIERHWRFLYERTTNFGSRGAELRAISAIDLALWDILGQVTKMPVWQLLGGRVQDSIPTYNSCGGPSYGGKTEDSSGHIWPGHGPMGNQGPLNDYWSIVHEPVQLAEELIGEGYTALKTWSTDFAAHKTNGPLHVSLMDVEKAVEPFRKIREALGNKIELILDGHGFFQLPMAIRLAQHLREFDLLWAEDLLRVDSIDTLADFRDKAGIPLAVSEMFSGPDDFRLTLEKRSADYLMIDPTWVGGISQTRNITRLAQFYNVPVVMHDCTGPLTLLAGVQVAATSNNVAWQESVRAHVRMLYPKLIDTEVTIEKGRITVPERAGIGAAWQPELFQSGQGQHRITSL; encoded by the coding sequence ATGCAGATAACAAAAATTGAAACCGCGATTCCCGACCAGATCATGCCGGGGTTGCTGTTGTTGCGAATCCATACCAGCGATGGGATCGTCGGTTGTGGCGAGACCTATTACGCTCCCGAATCGGTCGCCAGCATGTTGCACGATTGGATGCACCATCATCTGCTGGGCGAGAACCCGCTGGATATCGAACGGCACTGGCGATTTTTGTACGAACGGACGACCAACTTTGGATCGCGCGGTGCGGAATTGCGAGCCATCTCGGCGATCGATCTCGCCCTCTGGGACATCTTGGGGCAGGTCACCAAGATGCCGGTCTGGCAACTGTTGGGCGGCCGTGTCCAGGATTCGATCCCGACTTACAACAGTTGTGGCGGTCCTTCGTATGGTGGCAAAACAGAGGATAGCTCCGGCCATATTTGGCCCGGCCATGGACCGATGGGGAACCAGGGTCCGCTGAACGATTATTGGTCGATCGTCCATGAACCGGTTCAATTGGCGGAGGAGTTGATCGGCGAAGGGTACACGGCGCTGAAGACCTGGTCGACCGACTTTGCCGCGCACAAAACCAACGGCCCGCTGCACGTTTCGCTGATGGATGTGGAGAAGGCTGTCGAGCCGTTCCGCAAGATTCGCGAAGCGTTGGGAAACAAGATCGAGCTGATTCTCGATGGGCATGGCTTCTTCCAACTGCCGATGGCGATTCGGCTCGCCCAACACCTGCGCGAATTCGACCTGCTGTGGGCCGAGGATCTGTTGCGTGTCGATTCGATCGACACCCTCGCCGACTTCCGCGACAAAGCGGGGATCCCGTTGGCGGTTAGCGAGATGTTCAGCGGGCCCGATGATTTCCGATTGACGCTGGAAAAGCGTTCTGCCGATTATTTGATGATTGATCCAACCTGGGTTGGCGGGATCTCGCAAACGCGCAACATCACTCGACTGGCTCAGTTCTACAACGTGCCGGTTGTGATGCACGACTGCACCGGTCCGCTGACGCTGTTGGCGGGCGTGCAAGTTGCCGCGACATCGAACAATGTCGCATGGCAGGAAAGTGTGCGAGCCCATGTGCGGATGCTGTATCCGAAGCTAATCGACACGGAAGTCACGATCGAAAAGGGAAGGATCACCGTTCCCGAGCGCGCTGGAATCGGAGCTGCTTGGCAACCCGAACTGTTCCAAAGCGGCCAAGGGCAACACCGCATCACCAGCCTTTGA
- a CDS encoding glycosyltransferase family 4 protein: MRIAYLTAGAAGMYCGSCMHDNTLARAMIARGADCLLVPTYTPIRTDEKDISDDVVFFGGINIYLEQKLPLWGRLPHRLTAWLDRPGLLRLATRKTGSTSPHLLGALTVSMLQGMQGRQRTEVDRLCRWLQTHAAPDAIVLSNFLIGGCVTELKRRLGVPVVVTLQGDDIFLDFLPAKYRAMAIDRMRALAADVDGFIVNSRFYGEKMVALLGLPEEKMHVIPLGIDTTGFLAEGSEARRAADADASSPLRIGYLARIDPAKGLHRLVDAMIEFEATRQPSDRAIHLEVAGWLGEQHHAYAAEQWSRLDQSGMAGRYTYHGSPDHAGKLDFLRRLDLFCVPTEYEEPKGLYALEAMAMRLPVILPRHGVFPELAGDNSAVQLVPPGDAAALAEAIRSLTSDAASREQLAERGYRSVVGERTVDRMADQVLQLLNDLAESGKPVDHSAGRR; the protein is encoded by the coding sequence ATGCGAATCGCATATTTGACCGCCGGTGCCGCAGGCATGTACTGCGGCAGCTGCATGCACGACAACACCCTCGCCCGGGCGATGATCGCCCGCGGCGCGGACTGTCTGTTGGTCCCCACCTACACGCCGATTCGGACCGATGAAAAAGACATCAGCGACGATGTCGTCTTCTTTGGCGGAATCAATATCTACCTGGAACAGAAGCTTCCGCTCTGGGGACGCTTGCCCCATCGGCTGACCGCTTGGTTGGACCGCCCCGGGCTGCTGCGGTTGGCGACGCGAAAGACCGGTTCGACCAGCCCGCATCTGTTGGGCGCGCTGACCGTTTCGATGCTGCAAGGAATGCAGGGACGCCAGCGAACCGAAGTCGATCGGCTGTGTCGTTGGTTGCAAACGCACGCGGCTCCCGACGCGATCGTGCTCAGTAATTTCTTGATCGGCGGCTGCGTGACCGAACTCAAACGGCGGCTCGGCGTGCCGGTTGTCGTGACGTTGCAGGGAGACGATATCTTTCTCGACTTCCTGCCAGCCAAATATCGCGCGATGGCGATCGACCGGATGCGAGCTCTAGCCGCCGATGTCGATGGTTTTATCGTCAACAGTCGGTTCTATGGCGAGAAGATGGTGGCGCTGCTGGGGCTGCCTGAAGAGAAGATGCACGTGATTCCTTTAGGGATCGATACGACCGGCTTCCTGGCAGAGGGCTCCGAAGCTCGGCGAGCCGCTGACGCCGACGCGTCCTCTCCGCTACGGATCGGTTACCTAGCCCGGATCGATCCGGCCAAGGGATTGCATCGGCTTGTCGACGCGATGATCGAATTCGAAGCGACGCGTCAGCCGTCGGATCGGGCCATCCATCTGGAAGTCGCAGGCTGGCTGGGCGAACAGCACCATGCGTACGCGGCAGAGCAGTGGTCGCGGCTGGACCAATCCGGAATGGCTGGGCGGTACACCTATCACGGAAGTCCCGATCATGCCGGCAAGTTGGATTTTCTGCGTCGCTTGGATCTGTTTTGCGTGCCGACGGAATACGAAGAGCCCAAGGGACTGTACGCTCTCGAGGCGATGGCGATGCGATTGCCCGTGATTCTTCCCCGGCATGGCGTCTTTCCCGAGCTGGCGGGCGATAATTCCGCGGTCCAATTGGTTCCGCCCGGCGATGCCGCGGCCCTTGCTGAAGCGATTCGCTCGCTTACCAGCGATGCGGCGAGCCGAGAACAGTTGGCTGAGCGGGGTTATCGATCGGTAGTTGGTGAGCGTACTGTCGATCGTATGGCCGATCAGGTCCTGCAATTGCTGAACGATCTCGCAGAGAGCGGAAAACCCGTTGACCACTCTGCAGGCCGTCGCTAA